The following coding sequences are from one Devosia yakushimensis window:
- a CDS encoding GGDEF domain-containing protein: protein MPESVTITDAFNQATRLLRSGDCAGALAAFRDIYTGAEANNDTPVMAACLCEMAWSCFKLGQGEEGLECATGAHWLWERLDNRLEHARAMAIEALLLLDVGLSDAAFELAMEAFALAEAVADPAVLAFTLNAKGIILSLCREAELGAALLERAVQLAQNDDNLTAEAYYLLNLGFCHLKRAEEFQDMGDYADADQRRDLALVITDRAIGAAEHAGDDWTLRCALGNAAETLALRGQVNRAIAYLERSATIPTDPGPSLRIHYLYSLGDVLFRAGKLPEARAACTQAYDLAEASSQIDHQVNTAQKLAEILEAMGDTSAALDLQKRFHALYVRQSGEGARRLARVEEIRSETDRLRTRAAALADQALSDPLTGIANRRSFDQILNRLAGTPFALAIVDLDHFKSINDRHSHLVGDAVLQRVARELVAQLGRHGHAARLGGEEFALIFPDASDLTAAAFCEGARTAIASTDWSDLGADLVVTVSIGLAAGTGIEPAAELMQLADTRLYAAKSAGRDRVVSASPALLSSETAGDIRRRA, encoded by the coding sequence GTGCCGGAATCAGTCACCATAACCGACGCCTTTAACCAGGCGACCCGGCTGCTGCGCTCTGGCGATTGTGCCGGAGCCCTCGCTGCTTTCCGCGATATCTACACCGGCGCTGAAGCCAATAATGACACCCCCGTCATGGCCGCCTGCCTCTGCGAAATGGCCTGGAGCTGCTTCAAGCTGGGGCAGGGCGAGGAGGGGCTGGAATGCGCTACCGGCGCCCATTGGCTGTGGGAACGCCTCGATAATCGGCTCGAGCACGCCCGCGCCATGGCCATCGAGGCCCTGCTCTTGCTCGATGTCGGCCTCAGCGACGCCGCCTTCGAATTGGCCATGGAGGCCTTTGCCCTGGCCGAGGCTGTAGCCGACCCCGCCGTCCTCGCCTTCACCCTCAACGCCAAGGGCATTATTCTCTCCCTCTGTCGCGAGGCCGAACTGGGCGCGGCCCTGCTCGAACGGGCGGTCCAGCTCGCCCAGAACGACGACAACCTCACCGCCGAGGCCTATTACCTGCTCAATCTGGGCTTCTGCCACCTCAAGCGGGCCGAAGAATTCCAGGATATGGGCGATTACGCCGATGCCGACCAGCGCCGCGATCTCGCCCTCGTCATCACCGACCGCGCCATCGGCGCCGCCGAGCATGCCGGCGACGACTGGACCCTGCGCTGCGCCCTCGGCAATGCCGCCGAAACCCTCGCCTTGCGCGGCCAGGTCAACCGCGCCATCGCCTATCTCGAACGCTCCGCCACCATCCCCACCGATCCCGGCCCCAGCCTGCGCATTCATTATCTCTACAGCCTGGGCGATGTGCTCTTTCGTGCCGGCAAGCTCCCCGAGGCCCGTGCCGCCTGCACCCAGGCTTACGACTTGGCCGAGGCCTCCAGCCAGATCGACCACCAGGTCAACACCGCCCAAAAGCTCGCCGAAATCCTCGAAGCCATGGGCGACACCAGCGCCGCGCTCGATCTGCAAAAGCGCTTCCACGCCCTCTATGTCCGCCAATCGGGGGAGGGCGCCCGCCGCCTCGCTCGTGTCGAGGAAATCCGCTCCGAAACCGATCGCCTGCGCACCCGCGCTGCCGCCCTTGCCGATCAGGCCCTGTCCGACCCGCTCACCGGCATCGCCAATCGCCGCAGCTTCGATCAGATTCTCAACCGCCTTGCCGGCACGCCCTTTGCGTTGGCCATTGTCGACCTCGATCACTTCAAATCGATCAATGACCGCCATTCCCATCTCGTCGGCGATGCCGTGCTGCAGCGCGTCGCCCGCGAACTCGTCGCCCAGCTTGGCCGCCACGGCCACGCCGCCCGTCTCGGCGGCGAAGAATTCGCCCTGATCTTCCCCGATGCGTCCGATCTCACGGCCGCCGCCTTCTGCGAGGGCGCCCGCACCGCCATCGCCTCCACCGATTGGTCCGATTTGGGCGCCGATCTGGTGGTGACGGTCAGCATTGGCTTGGCTGCCGGCACTGGTATTGAGCCCGCCGCCGAACTCATGCAGCTCGCCGATACTCGTCTCTATGCCGCAAAATCCGCCGGCCGCGATCGTGTTGTCTCCGCCAGTCCGGCTCTGCTATCCAGCGAAACCGCTGGCGATATCCGCCGCCGTGCCTGA
- the fdxA gene encoding ferredoxin FdxA: MTYVVLEDCIACKHMDCVEVCPVDCFYEGENMLVINSDECIDCGVCEPECPIDAIKSDSESGLDEWIELNRKYSRLWPNIIEKGTPPANAKAMEGVPNKLRDLFSERAGEGS; encoded by the coding sequence ATGACCTATGTCGTTCTCGAAGATTGCATTGCCTGCAAGCATATGGATTGCGTGGAGGTTTGCCCCGTGGATTGCTTCTATGAGGGCGAGAACATGCTGGTCATCAACTCCGACGAGTGCATAGATTGCGGCGTGTGTGAGCCGGAATGCCCGATCGATGCGATCAAGTCCGACAGCGAAAGCGGACTGGATGAATGGATCGAGCTCAACCGCAAATATTCCCGGCTCTGGCCGAACATAATCGAGAAAGGCACGCCGCCCGCCAATGCCAAGGCGATGGAAGGGGTGCCCAACAAACTCCGCGACCTCTTTTCCGAGCGTGCGGGAGAAGGATCGTGA
- a CDS encoding superoxide dismutase: MAFELPALPYAHSALAERGMSQETLELHHDKHHQAYVTALNGFVEKNADLAGKSLEEIIAFANGKADLAPVFNNAGQHWNHIHFWNALSPKGGTLGGKLEAKIVSDLGSVEAFKDAFKTAATTQFGSGWAWLVLGTDGKLKVTKTPNGSNPLATGEGKPLLGLDVWEHSYYVDFRNRRPDYVTNFLDKLANYEFAEANLG, encoded by the coding sequence ATGGCCTTTGAACTCCCCGCCCTGCCCTATGCCCATAGCGCCCTTGCCGAACGCGGCATGAGCCAGGAAACGCTCGAACTGCACCATGACAAGCACCACCAGGCCTATGTGACGGCGCTCAACGGGTTCGTTGAGAAGAATGCCGATCTCGCCGGGAAATCGCTGGAAGAGATCATTGCTTTTGCCAATGGCAAGGCGGATTTGGCGCCGGTGTTCAACAATGCCGGGCAGCATTGGAACCATATCCATTTCTGGAATGCCCTGTCGCCCAAGGGCGGCACGCTCGGTGGCAAGCTTGAAGCCAAGATCGTGAGCGATCTGGGGTCGGTCGAGGCCTTCAAGGATGCGTTCAAGACCGCGGCGACCACCCAATTCGGTTCGGGCTGGGCCTGGCTGGTGCTCGGCACCGATGGCAAGCTCAAGGTGACCAAGACGCCGAACGGCTCCAATCCGCTGGCGACCGGGGAAGGCAAGCCGCTGCTGGGGCTCGATGTGTGGGAGCACAGCTATTATGTCGATTTCCGCAATCGCCGTCCGGACTACGTGACGAACTTCCTCGATAAGCTGGCGAACTATGAGTTTGCGGAAGCGAATTTGGGCTGA
- a CDS encoding sulfate/molybdate ABC transporter ATP-binding protein: MEVRVANVRKEFDRFPALNDVSLDIRSGELIALLGPSGSGKTTLLRLIAGLEMPTAGKIFFGDTDASEKSVQERNIGFVFQHYALFRHMTILENISFGLKVRPRSTRPPAGEIRRRALELLDLVQLSGLEKRYPNQLSGGQRQRVALARALAIEPGVLLLDEPFGALDAQVRRELRKWLREIHDRTGHTTVFVTHDQEEALELSDRLCVMSQGKIEQVGSPDQVYDHPTSPFVFGFIGDSSELPVTIENGEVWVGGRAIGIPAHDTPAGAARLYFRPHDVDLIEADASMAGVVTTSRRVGGTRRVELEVGGDGHKVEIDLPFDHPAGEKTRLSFRPKRWKLFPAA, from the coding sequence ATGGAAGTTCGCGTAGCCAATGTGCGCAAGGAATTCGACCGGTTCCCCGCGCTCAATGACGTGTCGCTCGATATTCGCTCGGGCGAGCTGATCGCGCTGCTCGGTCCTTCCGGCTCCGGCAAGACCACGCTGTTGCGGCTCATCGCGGGCCTCGAAATGCCCACCGCCGGCAAGATTTTCTTCGGCGATACCGACGCTTCGGAAAAGAGCGTGCAGGAGCGCAATATCGGCTTCGTGTTCCAGCACTATGCCCTGTTCCGACACATGACGATCCTGGAAAACATCTCCTTCGGCCTCAAGGTTCGTCCGCGTTCCACCCGCCCGCCGGCCGGTGAAATCCGCCGCCGCGCCCTCGAATTGCTCGATCTGGTCCAGCTCTCCGGTCTCGAAAAGCGCTATCCCAACCAGCTTTCCGGCGGCCAGCGCCAGCGCGTTGCCCTCGCCCGCGCCCTCGCCATCGAACCCGGCGTGCTGCTGCTCGACGAGCCCTTCGGCGCCCTCGACGCCCAGGTCCGCCGCGAATTGCGCAAATGGCTGCGCGAAATCCATGACCGCACCGGCCACACAACCGTTTTCGTCACCCACGATCAGGAAGAAGCCCTCGAGCTGTCCGACCGTCTCTGCGTCATGAGCCAGGGCAAGATCGAACAGGTCGGTTCCCCCGATCAGGTCTATGACCACCCCACTTCGCCCTTCGTTTTCGGCTTTATCGGCGATTCCAGCGAATTGCCCGTCACCATCGAAAATGGCGAAGTCTGGGTCGGTGGCCGCGCCATCGGCATTCCCGCCCATGACACCCCCGCCGGTGCCGCCCGCCTCTATTTCCGCCCCCACGATGTCGATCTGATCGAGGCCGACGCCTCCATGGCCGGCGTCGTCACCACCAGCCGCCGCGTCGGCGGCACCCGCCGCGTCGAACTCGAAGTGGGTGGCGACGGTCACAAGGTCGAAATCGACCTCCCCTTCGACCACCCCGCCGGCGAAAAAACCCGCCTCTCCTTCCGCCCCAAGCGCTGGAAACTGTTTCCAGCGGCGTGA
- a CDS encoding GAF domain-containing protein, with protein MTNAQAFRVFEERLARYTDPADTGAALYELAQAIIGVKLFTLTAINMAAGHVRRVYSSNTEAYPLLGTKPIVLDPWFEAMRTERRITVINTAAGMEGQFPDLALIRSLGLNASISVPIMAGNQLLGTINALDAEGHYTDDKVTAAADLIVPATAVFRILRNHFEL; from the coding sequence ATGACCAATGCCCAAGCCTTCCGCGTTTTCGAAGAGCGCCTCGCCCGCTATACCGACCCCGCCGATACCGGCGCCGCCCTTTACGAGCTGGCCCAGGCCATTATCGGGGTCAAACTCTTCACCCTCACCGCCATCAACATGGCCGCCGGCCACGTCCGCCGGGTCTATTCCTCCAACACCGAGGCCTATCCCCTGCTGGGCACCAAGCCCATCGTCCTCGACCCGTGGTTTGAAGCCATGCGCACCGAGCGCCGCATCACGGTCATCAACACCGCCGCCGGCATGGAAGGCCAATTCCCCGACCTCGCCCTCATCCGCTCCCTGGGCCTCAACGCCTCCATCAGCGTCCCCATCATGGCCGGCAACCAACTCCTCGGCACCATCAACGCGCTGGATGCCGAAGGCCATTACACCGACGACAAGGTCACCGCCGCCGCCGACCTGATCGTCCCCGCCACCGCGGTTTTCCGCATC
- a CDS encoding helix-turn-helix transcriptional regulator, with protein MSSQSLENTAWSPRSPSERVLMALKMHGALSSSALGGLLGTSGEAARQQLVRLAEEGLVVATSQASGVGRPTQSWSLTPAAQSRFPDTHAALTVQLLDIVRSSLGPDALDTIIAAREAETRAAYETVIADRLTLRDKVAALTDLRSAEGYMADWREQPDGSLLLVENHCPICAAATACQGFCRAEIDVFRAVLGPDIEVTREEHIVAGGRRCSYSIRDAQ; from the coding sequence ATGTCAAGCCAGAGCTTGGAAAATACAGCGTGGTCGCCCCGCAGCCCTTCCGAGCGGGTGCTGATGGCGCTGAAAATGCATGGCGCGCTGTCCTCTTCCGCCCTTGGTGGCCTGCTCGGCACATCAGGCGAAGCCGCGCGCCAGCAATTGGTGCGCCTTGCCGAAGAAGGTCTCGTCGTCGCCACCAGCCAGGCCAGCGGGGTAGGGCGCCCCACCCAAAGCTGGTCGCTGACGCCGGCTGCGCAGTCCCGCTTTCCCGATACCCACGCCGCGCTGACCGTCCAACTGCTCGATATCGTCCGCTCCTCGCTGGGCCCCGACGCGCTCGACACCATCATCGCCGCCCGCGAAGCCGAAACCCGCGCCGCCTACGAAACCGTCATCGCCGACCGTCTCACCCTGCGCGACAAGGTCGCCGCCCTGACGGACCTGCGCTCTGCCGAAGGCTATATGGCCGATTGGCGCGAACAGCCCGATGGTTCGCTCTTGCTGGTCGAAAACCACTGCCCCATCTGCGCCGCCGCCACCGCCTGCCAGGGCTTTTGCCGCGCCGAAATCGACGTCTTCCGGGCGGTGTTGGGGCCGGACATCGAGGTCACGCGCGAGGAGCACATCGTCGCCGGCGGCCGCCGCTGCAGCTATTCCATTCGGGACGCCCAATGA
- a CDS encoding DUF6894 family protein — protein sequence MPRYFFHYRTDDELIRDTSGSEFSDLDAAEHNAAELGRAIIDRAMSTGGDARVPRSIEITDAAGVELLYVVFWAGPKVGDGPGSPVEPVTMH from the coding sequence ATGCCCCGCTATTTTTTCCATTACCGCACCGATGACGAACTGATCCGCGACACCTCGGGGAGCGAATTCAGCGATCTCGATGCTGCCGAACACAATGCTGCCGAGCTGGGCCGGGCGATCATCGATCGCGCGATGAGCACCGGTGGGGATGCGCGGGTGCCGCGGTCGATCGAGATCACCGATGCGGCGGGCGTGGAGCTGCTCTATGTGGTGTTCTGGGCGGGGCCGAAGGTGGGGGATGGCCCGGGGTCGCCGGTGGAGCCGGTGACGATGCATTAG
- a CDS encoding group III truncated hemoglobin: protein MTSDNPRPPAGTRHQRVGWETPAQLDEAMIAAVVAAFYAEARRDPVIGPVFNRVIPPDHWPAHIATITDFWSSMLLGTGRYAGRPMPKHLAIPELSDAHFMRWLRLFRQTAEKLCPPDIAALFTERSERIGNSFRMNIAMRRGDDITRMGPLEREKPNWTPPE from the coding sequence ATGACATCAGACAATCCCCGTCCGCCCGCCGGCACGCGCCACCAGCGCGTCGGCTGGGAAACGCCCGCCCAGCTCGATGAAGCCATGATTGCCGCCGTGGTCGCCGCTTTCTATGCCGAAGCCCGCCGCGATCCGGTCATCGGCCCGGTATTCAACCGCGTCATTCCGCCGGACCACTGGCCTGCCCACATCGCCACCATTACCGATTTCTGGAGCTCCATGCTGCTCGGCACCGGCCGCTATGCCGGCCGCCCGATGCCCAAGCACCTGGCTATTCCAGAGCTCTCCGACGCCCATTTCATGCGCTGGTTGCGCCTGTTCCGGCAAACCGCCGAAAAGCTGTGCCCGCCCGACATCGCCGCCCTCTTCACCGAGCGCTCCGAACGCATCGGCAACAGCTTCCGCATGAACATCGCCATGCGCCGCGGCGACGACATCACCCGCATGGGCCCGCTTGAGCGCGAAAAACCGAACTGGACCCCGCCGGAGTAG
- the cysT gene encoding sulfate ABC transporter permease subunit CysT, with product MSSLRLRKRSVIPGFGLTLGFTLSYFSLIILIPLVALGLRSAGLGFDGFWKAASDPRVLGSLRVSFVTALIAAAVNVVFGTLIAWVLVRYRFPGRRIFDAIIDLPFALPTAVAGIALTAIYAPNGTIGALFAPLGIRIAYTPIGIVIAMIFIGLPFVVRTIQPILEEVSHEVEEASATLGASRFQTVTRVILPSLVPAILTGFALAFARAVGEYGSIIFIAGNIPFVSEIAPLLIYIRLQEFNYVGATVIASVMLLLSFAMLFAINLIQAWSRRRYGYGD from the coding sequence ATGTCCTCCTTGCGCCTTCGCAAGCGCAGCGTGATCCCTGGCTTCGGCCTGACGCTCGGCTTCACGCTGAGTTATTTCTCCCTCATCATCCTCATTCCGCTCGTGGCTTTGGGGCTCCGCTCCGCCGGCCTGGGCTTTGATGGGTTCTGGAAAGCGGCCTCCGATCCGCGCGTGCTCGGCTCGCTCCGCGTCAGCTTCGTCACCGCGCTCATCGCCGCAGCCGTCAATGTCGTCTTCGGTACCCTGATCGCCTGGGTCCTGGTACGCTACCGCTTCCCCGGCCGCCGCATATTCGACGCCATCATCGATCTGCCCTTCGCCTTGCCCACCGCCGTCGCCGGCATCGCGCTCACCGCCATCTACGCGCCCAACGGCACCATTGGCGCGCTTTTCGCCCCCCTGGGCATCCGCATCGCCTACACGCCCATCGGCATCGTCATCGCCATGATCTTTATCGGCCTGCCCTTCGTCGTGCGCACTATCCAGCCCATTCTCGAAGAAGTCAGCCACGAGGTCGAGGAAGCCAGCGCCACCCTGGGCGCCAGCCGCTTCCAGACCGTCACCCGCGTCATCCTGCCCAGCCTCGTCCCCGCCATTCTCACCGGCTTTGCGCTCGCCTTCGCCCGCGCCGTTGGCGAATATGGCTCCATCATCTTCATCGCCGGCAACATTCCTTTCGTCTCGGAAATCGCCCCGTTGCTGATCTATATCCGCCTGCAGGAATTCAATTATGTCGGCGCCACCGTCATCGCCTCGGTCATGCTGCTGCTGTCCTTTGCCATGCTGTTCGCCATCAATCTGATCCAGGCTTGGAGCCGCAGGAGGTATGGCTATGGCGACTAA
- the cysW gene encoding sulfate ABC transporter permease subunit CysW → MATKLRARRHRRVSPTSESRPVQWTLIGISLLFMGVILVLPLYAVFHEAFAKGIGAFFAALTEPDAQASIRLTLLVAAIAVPLNVIFGLAASWAIAKFEFKGKAFLITLIDLPFSVSPVISGLVYVLLFGAGSFLGPFLKSYGIEVLFALPGIVLATIFVTFPFVARELIPLMQDQGTGDEEAALSLGANGWQTFWRVTLPNIKWGLLYGVLLCNARAMGEFGAVAVVSGKIRGQTTTMPLQVEMLYNEYNATAAFALASLLALLALVTLVLKSVLEWRFGDEIAAAER, encoded by the coding sequence ATGGCGACTAAGCTGCGCGCCCGCCGTCACCGCCGCGTCTCGCCCACCAGCGAAAGCCGCCCCGTCCAGTGGACCCTGATCGGCATTTCGCTCCTGTTCATGGGCGTCATTCTGGTGCTGCCGCTTTACGCGGTCTTCCACGAAGCCTTCGCCAAGGGCATCGGCGCCTTTTTCGCCGCCCTCACTGAGCCCGATGCCCAGGCCTCGATCCGCCTGACCCTGCTGGTCGCGGCCATTGCCGTGCCGCTCAATGTCATCTTCGGCCTGGCCGCCTCCTGGGCCATCGCCAAGTTCGAGTTCAAGGGCAAGGCCTTCCTCATCACCCTGATCGACCTGCCATTCTCGGTCTCCCCGGTCATTTCCGGCCTGGTCTATGTGCTGCTTTTCGGGGCAGGGAGCTTCCTCGGCCCCTTCCTCAAGTCCTATGGCATCGAGGTGCTGTTCGCGCTTCCCGGCATCGTGCTGGCCACTATTTTCGTCACCTTCCCCTTCGTCGCCCGCGAACTGATCCCGCTCATGCAGGATCAGGGCACAGGTGACGAAGAAGCCGCGCTCTCGCTGGGCGCCAATGGCTGGCAAACCTTCTGGCGCGTCACCCTGCCCAATATCAAATGGGGCCTGCTCTACGGCGTGTTGCTGTGTAATGCCCGCGCCATGGGCGAATTCGGCGCCGTCGCCGTGGTCTCGGGCAAAATCCGCGGCCAGACCACCACCATGCCGCTGCAGGTGGAAATGCTTTATAACGAATATAACGCCACCGCCGCCTTCGCGCTGGCTTCGCTTTTGGCCCTCCTGGCCCTGGTGACGCTGGTGCTGAAATCGGTCCTGGAATGGCGCTTTGGCGATGAAATCGCCGCCGCCGAACGGTAA
- a CDS encoding flavin reductase family protein — protein MTTTMADFELPDTMVLRTPRRPTIGNAEFRSAMAAMASTVSVVTARRGDEVIGRTATSVFSLSATPPALLISIDIVSRMADIIAKTGGFSLALLADDQAVIADAFAGRLDPADRFGVGDWSRWPSGNPMLLGAVTAFDCEVIGAMETGTHVLFAGAIIEAETTTSCNPLVWQRHGYHGIGPLD, from the coding sequence GTGACGACAACAATGGCCGATTTCGAATTGCCCGATACCATGGTGCTGCGGACGCCGCGCCGGCCGACAATCGGCAATGCCGAGTTCCGCTCGGCCATGGCGGCAATGGCTTCGACAGTGAGCGTGGTGACGGCACGGCGCGGCGATGAAGTGATCGGGCGAACGGCGACATCGGTATTTTCGCTCTCGGCAACGCCGCCGGCGCTGCTGATCTCAATCGATATCGTCAGCCGCATGGCCGATATCATCGCCAAGACGGGCGGTTTTTCGCTGGCCCTGCTGGCCGACGACCAGGCGGTGATAGCGGACGCTTTTGCCGGCAGGCTCGACCCGGCGGACCGGTTCGGGGTGGGCGACTGGTCGCGGTGGCCATCAGGCAATCCGATGCTGCTGGGCGCGGTGACGGCGTTTGATTGCGAGGTCATCGGCGCCATGGAAACGGGCACGCATGTGCTGTTTGCCGGGGCCATTATCGAAGCGGAGACCACAACCAGCTGCAATCCGCTGGTGTGGCAGCGCCATGGCTATCATGGGATCGGCCCCCTCGACTGA
- a CDS encoding sulfate ABC transporter substrate-binding protein, producing MKRLTRILALTGLAASLVLGFAVTSHGQDRTLINVSYDPTRELYQQFNQAFIAHWQETKGETVAVQTTHGGSGAQARTVIDGLEADVVTLALESDINAIADANPALIPENWRGTFENNNAPYTSTIVFLVRKGNPKGLNDWGDLIKDGVEVITPNPKTSGGARWNLLAGWAWAKAQPGGSDETAKTYITELYKHVPVLDTGARGSTTTFVQRGIGDVLLAWENEAYLALEELGPDAFDIVTPSVSILAEPPVALVVGNAEKKGNTDLATAYLEYLYSDEGQAIAAANYYRPFKPEAAAPEDIARFGEVNLVTIEDFGGWRKAQPEFFGDGGVFDQIYAQ from the coding sequence ATGAAACGCCTGACCAGGATTCTCGCCCTCACGGGCCTAGCCGCATCCCTGGTGCTCGGTTTTGCCGTCACCAGCCACGGCCAGGACCGCACCTTGATCAATGTGAGCTACGATCCGACGCGGGAGCTCTACCAGCAGTTCAACCAGGCCTTTATCGCCCATTGGCAGGAAACCAAGGGCGAGACCGTGGCCGTCCAGACCACCCATGGCGGCTCCGGCGCCCAGGCTCGCACCGTCATCGATGGCCTCGAGGCCGATGTGGTCACCCTGGCGCTGGAAAGCGACATCAACGCCATTGCCGATGCCAATCCGGCCCTGATCCCGGAAAACTGGCGCGGCACCTTCGAGAACAACAACGCCCCCTATACCTCGACCATCGTCTTCCTGGTCCGCAAGGGCAATCCCAAGGGCCTCAACGACTGGGGCGACCTGATCAAGGATGGCGTCGAAGTCATCACCCCCAATCCCAAGACCTCGGGCGGCGCCCGCTGGAACCTGCTGGCGGGCTGGGCCTGGGCCAAGGCGCAGCCGGGCGGGAGCGACGAGACCGCCAAGACCTATATCACCGAGCTCTATAAGCATGTCCCGGTGCTCGATACCGGTGCCCGCGGTTCCACCACCACCTTCGTGCAGCGCGGCATTGGCGACGTGCTGCTGGCCTGGGAAAACGAAGCCTATCTCGCCCTTGAAGAACTGGGTCCGGACGCCTTCGACATCGTGACGCCTTCGGTCTCGATCCTGGCCGAACCGCCGGTGGCTCTGGTGGTGGGCAATGCGGAAAAGAAGGGCAATACCGACCTGGCCACGGCCTACCTCGAATATCTCTATTCCGACGAGGGCCAGGCCATTGCTGCGGCCAATTACTACCGCCCGTTCAAGCCCGAGGCTGCCGCTCCCGAGGACATTGCCCGCTTTGGCGAGGTGAACCTGGTCACCATCGAAGACTTCGGCGGCTGGCGCAAAGCCCAACCCGAATTCTTCGGCGATGGCGGCGTCTTCGACCAGATCTATGCACAATAG